The DNA segment GCCTGACCCTGAAGCCGTCCCTGGGCTACGCGTTCGCGCTGGATGCCTTGGACAGCGGCGACGAAGGCTGGGCGGCCCTCACGCTTTCCTATCGCTTCTGACAGAAAACAGTCACAGATTACCAAACCCTGAAAATCCAAATCCATGAATCCCTATCTCGCTGAATTCATCGGCACCGCCATCCTGATCCTGCTGGGCAACGGCGTGGTGGCCAACGTGGTGCTCAACCGCAGCAAGGGCCAGAACGGCGGCTGGATCGTCATCACCGTCGGCTGGGGCCTCGCGGTCGCCATGGCGGTGTATGCCGTGGGCCGTATCTCCGGCGCCCATCTGAACCCTGCCGTAACCATCGGACTCGCTTCCATCGGAGGCTTCCCCTGGGAGAAAGTGCCCGGTTTCATCGCCGCCCAGGTGGCTGGTGGTGCGGTCGGGGCGACCCTCGTCTGGCTGGCCTACCTCGCCCACTGGGGTGAAACCCCGGACAAGGGCGCGAAGCTTGCGTGCTTTTCCACGGCTCCGGCCGTGAGGAAGATCGGCCCGGCGATCATCACCGAGGTCATCGGCACCGCGATGCTGGTATTCGGCGTACTGGCCATCGGCAGCGTGAAGGCGGGCATCGTGGATCCCGATCTCCAGTCCGTGGCCGGGGTGGTCGCCAACTGGTGGGGACCGATGCTGGTCGGCCTGCTGGTCGTATCCATCGGCGTGTCACTCGGTGGCCCCACCGGCTATGCCATCAACCCCGCCCGTGACCTGGGACCGCGCATCGCCCACCAGCTCCTGCCGATCGCCGGCAAGGGCGGCTCCGACTGGGCCTACGCCTGGGTGCCCATCGTGGCCCCCATCATCGGCGGCGTGACCGGCGCCCTCCTCCACCGTGCGCTCTTCGGCGCGTGATCCATCCAACTCCAGATAAACACCGAACACCTTTCAAACCCATGAGCTCCGAAAAATTCATCATGGCCCTGGACCAGGGCACCACCAGTTCCCGCACGCTGATCGTCAACCACGCGGGCAAGGTCATCTCCGTCGCCCAGATGGAGTTCAAGCAACACTACCCGAAGCCCGGCTGGGTGGAGCATGACCCGATGGAAATCTGGTCCAGCCAATCCGCCACGGAGGCGGAGGCGCTGAGCAAGGCGGACCTCCGGCACCGCGACATCGCCGCCATCGGCATCACCAACCAGCGGGAGACCACCGTGGTCTGGAACAAGAACACCGGCAAGCCGGTCTACAACGCCATCGTCTGGCAGGACCGGCGGACCGCCGACTACTGTGCGAAGCTGAAAGAGCAGGGACTGGAGCCGAAATTCACCGAAAAGACCGGCCTCCGCCTGGACCCCTATTTCTCCGGCACCAAGTTGCGCTGGATCCTGGAGAACGTGGAAGGGGCACGGGCGGAGGCGGAAGCGGGCAACCTGATCTTCGGCACCATCGACAGTTGGTTGGTCTGGAAGCTCACGGACGGAGCCGTCCATGTGACGGACGCCACCAACGCCTCCCGCACGCTGCTTTTCAACATCCACACCGGCGACTGGGACAATGAAATCCTGGAGATCCTGGACATCCCGCGCAAGATGCTGCCGGAGGTGAAGGGCTCCAGCGAGGTGTATGGCAACAGTACTAAGAACGTGCCCATCGCGGGTATGGCGGGTGACCAGCAGTCCGCCCTCTTCGGCCAGGCATGTTTCGAGCCGGGCATGGCGAAGAACACCTACGGCACCGGTTGCTTCATGCTGATGAACACCGGCGAAAAGGCCATCCCGTCGAAGAACAACCTGCTCACCACGGTGGCCTGGAAGATCGGCGGCAAGACGGAGTACGCGCTGGAAGGCTCGATCTTCGTCGGTGGTGCGGTGGTCCAGTGGCTGCGCGACGAACTGAAGATCGTCTCCAGCGCGGAGGAGTGCAGCAAGCTGGCCGCCAGCGTGCCTGACGCGGGCGGCATGTATCTGGTGCCCGCCTTCGCCGGACTCGGCGCGCCGCACTGGGATCCCTACGCCCGCGGCCTCTGCATCGGCATGACCCGCGGCACCAACCGGGCGCACTACTGCCGGGCCGCGCTGGAGGGCATCGCTTTCCAGAGCGCGGACCTCATCGACTGCATGACGAAGGACAGCGGCATCGAGATCAAGGAGCTGCGTGTCGATGGCGGGGCCTCCCGCAGCGAGCCGCTGATGCAGTTCCAGTCCGACCTGCTGGGCGTGAACGTGGTCCGCCCGGACAACGTGGAAACGACCGCCATGGGCGCGGCCTATCTGGCCGGACTGGCCGTGGGCTACTGGGAAAGCAAGGAAGACATCGTCTCCCGCTGGAAGGAAGACGCCCGCTTCAAGCCGTCCCGCGAGCAGGAGGAAATCAAGAAACTGGTCGCCGGATGGAACCGTGCGGTCGATCGGGCGAAAGCCTGGGAACAACCCGACAACGAATCATGAAACGCGAAATCCATCTCAACGACATCCGCACCGCCACGGAACCCTTCGATTTCTGCATCGTGGGCGGCGGTGCCACCGGCCTGGGCGCGGCGGTTGACGCCGCCTCCCGCGGCCACTCCGTCGTCCTGATCGAGCAGGCGGACTTCGCGAAAGGCACGTCCTCCCGTTCGACGAAGCTGGTCCACGGCGGCGTGCGCTACCTCCAGCAGGGGAATGTTTCCCTGGTTCTGGAGGCGCTGCGCGAGCGCGGCCGGATGACGCGGAACGCGCCGCACCTGGTGCACGACCTTTCCTTTGTCATCCCCAACTACAGTTGGTGGGAGGGTCCGTTCTACGGCATCGGCATGAAGGTCTATGACCAGCTCGCCGGGAAGCTGGGCCTCGGCCCCAGCAAGTGGCTGTCCAAGGAGGAGACCGTCGAACGCATCCCCACCGTGGAAACGGAGAATCTCACCGGCGGCGTGATGTACCATGACGGCCAGTTCGATGACTCCAGGCTGGCGGTCAACCTCGCCCAGACCGCGGCGGGCCTCGGCGCGAAGATCGTCAACTACACGAGATGCACCGGCCTGTTGAAAAAGGACGGGCTGGTCAGCGGAGTGGAAGCCATGGACCTGGAAAGCTGCGAGCCTTTCCAGATCCACGCCCGGTGTGTCATCAATGCCACGGGTATCTTCGTGGATGACCTCCGGTCGAAGGATGAAGGCCATGCCAAACCCATGGTCACCGTCAGCCAGGGCATCCACATCGTCCTGCCGAAGGAATTCCTGCCCGGCAATGCGGCGATCATGATCCCGAAAACGGCGGATGGCCGCGTCCTGTTCGCCGTGCCGTGGCATGACTGCGTGGTGGTCGGCACCACGGACACCCCGCTGCCGGAAAAGTCCATGGAGCCCCGCGCGCTCGCCTCGGAGGTGGAGTTCGTGATGGAACACGCCGCGAAGTACCTGACGAAAGATCCCCGCCCGGAGGATGTGCTGAGCATTTTCGCCGGACTGCGGCCGCTCGTGAAATCCGGCGATGATACGAACACCGCCGCCATTTCCCGGGACCACACCATCCTCGTCAGCAACAGCGGCCTGATCACCGTCACCGGCGGAAAATGGACCACCTACCGGAAGATGGCGGAGGACGTCATCGACCAGGCGGAGATGGTCTCCGGAGTGGACCAGCGGCGCTGCGAGACGGAGACCCTCCAGATCCGCGGCTGGACCCACACGCCCATCCCGGAGCCGAACCTGCGGCCCTACGGCGCGGACGCCGCCGCCATCCGGGCGCTCGGCGGGTCGGAAAGGATCCATCCGGACCTGACGATCACCGCGGCCGAAGTCCGCTGGCATGTCCGGGAGGAAATGGCCCGCACGGTGGAGGATGTCCTTTCCCGCCGCTCCCGCTGCCTGCTGCTCAACGCCCGCGCCAGCATCGAAGCCGCTCCCACGGTCGCCGCCATCATGGCGGAGGAGCTGGACAGAGGCCAGGATTGGGTGACCCACCAGCTCGAAACCTACACCACCCTCGCCAAGGGCTACGTTTTCGGGGATCCGGCCAGCATCGGCGGCTGAATCCGCAAATTTCCGCCGGTGGCATTTTCCTGTTGCCACCGGCGGCCCCCACCCGTAGCC comes from the Luteolibacter sp. SL250 genome and includes:
- the glpK gene encoding glycerol kinase GlpK, translating into MSSEKFIMALDQGTTSSRTLIVNHAGKVISVAQMEFKQHYPKPGWVEHDPMEIWSSQSATEAEALSKADLRHRDIAAIGITNQRETTVVWNKNTGKPVYNAIVWQDRRTADYCAKLKEQGLEPKFTEKTGLRLDPYFSGTKLRWILENVEGARAEAEAGNLIFGTIDSWLVWKLTDGAVHVTDATNASRTLLFNIHTGDWDNEILEILDIPRKMLPEVKGSSEVYGNSTKNVPIAGMAGDQQSALFGQACFEPGMAKNTYGTGCFMLMNTGEKAIPSKNNLLTTVAWKIGGKTEYALEGSIFVGGAVVQWLRDELKIVSSAEECSKLAASVPDAGGMYLVPAFAGLGAPHWDPYARGLCIGMTRGTNRAHYCRAALEGIAFQSADLIDCMTKDSGIEIKELRVDGGASRSEPLMQFQSDLLGVNVVRPDNVETTAMGAAYLAGLAVGYWESKEDIVSRWKEDARFKPSREQEEIKKLVAGWNRAVDRAKAWEQPDNES
- a CDS encoding MIP/aquaporin family protein, with the translated sequence MNPYLAEFIGTAILILLGNGVVANVVLNRSKGQNGGWIVITVGWGLAVAMAVYAVGRISGAHLNPAVTIGLASIGGFPWEKVPGFIAAQVAGGAVGATLVWLAYLAHWGETPDKGAKLACFSTAPAVRKIGPAIITEVIGTAMLVFGVLAIGSVKAGIVDPDLQSVAGVVANWWGPMLVGLLVVSIGVSLGGPTGYAINPARDLGPRIAHQLLPIAGKGGSDWAYAWVPIVAPIIGGVTGALLHRALFGA
- a CDS encoding glycerol-3-phosphate dehydrogenase/oxidase; protein product: MKREIHLNDIRTATEPFDFCIVGGGATGLGAAVDAASRGHSVVLIEQADFAKGTSSRSTKLVHGGVRYLQQGNVSLVLEALRERGRMTRNAPHLVHDLSFVIPNYSWWEGPFYGIGMKVYDQLAGKLGLGPSKWLSKEETVERIPTVETENLTGGVMYHDGQFDDSRLAVNLAQTAAGLGAKIVNYTRCTGLLKKDGLVSGVEAMDLESCEPFQIHARCVINATGIFVDDLRSKDEGHAKPMVTVSQGIHIVLPKEFLPGNAAIMIPKTADGRVLFAVPWHDCVVVGTTDTPLPEKSMEPRALASEVEFVMEHAAKYLTKDPRPEDVLSIFAGLRPLVKSGDDTNTAAISRDHTILVSNSGLITVTGGKWTTYRKMAEDVIDQAEMVSGVDQRRCETETLQIRGWTHTPIPEPNLRPYGADAAAIRALGGSERIHPDLTITAAEVRWHVREEMARTVEDVLSRRSRCLLLNARASIEAAPTVAAIMAEELDRGQDWVTHQLETYTTLAKGYVFGDPASIGG